A genomic stretch from Candidatus Bathyanammoxibius amoris includes:
- a CDS encoding aspartate 1-decarboxylase, whose product MYREMCKSKIQPATVTDANLHYHGSITIDAALLEASDILEYEKVHVLNLNNGQRIETYAIEGERDSGTICLNGAAARWAHPGDKVIIISYCQVEDVKAKNWKPKIVLVDEANRPLKAVYSGG is encoded by the coding sequence ATGTATCGAGAAATGTGTAAGTCAAAGATTCAGCCGGCAACGGTGACGGACGCCAATCTCCATTACCATGGGAGTATAACCATAGACGCCGCGCTGCTTGAGGCCAGCGACATCTTAGAGTATGAGAAGGTGCATGTGCTGAACCTGAACAACGGACAGAGGATAGAGACCTACGCCATAGAGGGAGAAAGGGACTCAGGCACAATCTGCCTGAACGGCGCCGCTGCACGCTGGGCGCATCCCGGTGACAAGGTCATTATAATCTCTTACTGTCAGGTTGAAGACGTTAAGGCAAAAAACTGGAAGCCGAAGATAGTGCTGGTTGATGAGGCCAACAGGCCGCTAAAGGCCGTTTACTCCGGTGGATAA
- the lgt gene encoding prolipoprotein diacylglyceryl transferase, with protein MRRTLLEIPIPFLDISIPIYSYGFMMMIGFLFAVLVARRKASYEGIDPHQITDLGIYTLLASIVGARALYVTHHIADYARHPLDILLIHKGGLSFYGGVVGGVIVAVMFCRRRGLSPLKCLDMIAVGGAIALAFGRIGCFLNGCCYGHRVSDDFLFRVYFWKTKDAADNVNGSPVFLHHLEEGWVGFADPISRAVHPTQLYSALGAFVLFLILGNLYKYKKRDGEIFLLFAILYAPMRFYWEALRDDSAPVLFGLTVSQLIGIPAFVLALGVFVYGRRQQARA; from the coding sequence ATGCGACGAACGCTTCTTGAGATCCCCATCCCGTTCCTAGACATCAGTATACCGATATATTCGTACGGGTTCATGATGATGATAGGTTTTCTCTTCGCCGTGCTGGTCGCGAGGAGAAAGGCAAGCTACGAGGGAATAGACCCACACCAGATAACTGATCTGGGGATTTATACCCTGTTGGCGAGCATAGTGGGTGCGAGAGCGCTTTACGTTACACACCACATTGCTGACTATGCAAGACACCCTCTGGACATATTATTGATACATAAAGGGGGTTTGTCCTTTTATGGGGGCGTGGTTGGCGGTGTTATTGTTGCGGTTATGTTCTGCAGAAGGCGTGGGCTGTCGCCTCTTAAATGTCTGGACATGATCGCCGTTGGCGGCGCGATAGCACTTGCGTTTGGCAGGATAGGCTGTTTCCTGAACGGATGCTGCTACGGGCACAGGGTATCGGACGATTTTCTGTTCAGGGTATATTTCTGGAAGACCAAAGACGCCGCCGACAACGTAAACGGCAGTCCTGTCTTCTTACACCACCTTGAGGAGGGTTGGGTAGGTTTTGCCGATCCGATTTCACGGGCTGTCCACCCCACGCAACTCTACTCCGCACTCGGCGCCTTCGTGTTATTTCTCATACTAGGCAACCTCTACAAGTACAAGAAGCGAGACGGCGAGATATTCTTGCTGTTTGCCATACTCTATGCACCGATGCGCTTCTACTGGGAGGCACTGAGGGATGACAGCGCGCCCGTGCTATTCGGGCTTACAGTCTCACAGCTTATAGGCATACCGGCGTTTGTGCTGGCCCTGGGGGTGTTTGTCTACGGAAGGCGGCAACAGGCCAGGGCATAG
- the lgt gene encoding prolipoprotein diacylglyceryl transferase: protein MRPTLLEIPIPFLDLTVPVYSYGFMMLFAFAVGVFIARRKANFEGVDPDDMSVLCVFALLAGILGAKVFHVTHQIAGYARSPLETSMIQGGGLSLYGGAIAGFIVWVIVCRRRGVPVLKSMDLGAVGFALGLVFGRIGCFLNGCCYGHRVADDFIFRVYFPKITDTSGNIDGSIVFLHHLKEGWVNLTDTTALPVHPTQLYSALGAFVLFLILSNVYEYKRRDGEVALLLALLYAPMRFYWEMLRDDSAPVMFGLTVSQLVGIPVFLLALWLLVDGRRRLRNA from the coding sequence ATGCGTCCCACGCTTCTCGAGATACCTATCCCATTTCTTGACTTAACCGTTCCTGTATATTCGTACGGGTTTATGATGCTGTTTGCCTTTGCTGTTGGCGTATTCATAGCGCGGAGGAAGGCCAACTTTGAGGGGGTAGACCCTGACGATATGAGCGTTCTTTGTGTCTTCGCCCTGCTGGCAGGTATATTGGGCGCAAAAGTCTTCCATGTCACGCACCAGATTGCCGGCTACGCAAGATCCCCGCTGGAAACATCCATGATACAAGGGGGGGGATTGTCGCTTTATGGCGGTGCGATTGCCGGTTTTATAGTATGGGTGATAGTTTGCAGGAGACGGGGGGTGCCAGTGCTTAAGAGTATGGACTTAGGGGCTGTTGGATTCGCACTGGGACTGGTGTTTGGCAGGATAGGATGCTTCCTGAACGGATGCTGTTACGGCCACAGGGTGGCGGACGATTTTATATTCAGGGTTTATTTCCCAAAGATCACGGATACAAGCGGCAACATTGACGGCAGTATCGTATTCTTACATCATCTTAAAGAGGGTTGGGTAAATCTTACCGATACTACAGCACTTCCGGTTCATCCGACCCAGCTATACTCCGCGCTTGGGGCCTTTGTGTTGTTCCTCATTTTGAGCAACGTTTATGAATACAAGAGGCGGGACGGTGAGGTTGCCTTGCTGCTGGCCCTCCTGTACGCGCCGATGCGCTTCTACTGGGAGATGCTGAGGGATGACAGCGCGCCAGTTATGTTCGGGCTGACGGTCTCGCAACTTGTAGGCATACCGGTATTCCTGCTGGCCCTGTGGTTGCTTGTTGACGGGAGGCGGCGGCTAAGGAATGCCTAG
- the hflX gene encoding GTPase HflX: MTELKKIDLSVRAERAFLIGVVSSRSRGCNKESLEELARLAKTAGAFIVDGTVQKKSRKDPTYYIGKGKALELASLCRDRKIDVVICDDDLAPAQVKNLETTLNAKVVDRSELILDIFAHRARTRQAQMQVELAQLEYTQPRLKRMWTHLDRYEGGIGTRGPGEKQLETDRRIVSKKIHELKKKLKEIEGHRRQEVASRKECFKVSLVGYTNTGKSTLMNALTEAAVPVEDKLFSTLDTKTRLLRLGHGREALLSDTIGFIKKLPHHLVASFHATLEEVRQADLLLHVVDVSSPSVLEQVAAADEALRELESEKKPTILVLNKTDIISDDTITTLFRAKYPHAISVSALTGWGLDELRGKIVEFIDEKCVDLKLTCGTADGRLSAYLYEKGCVLSKRTVHNKLHFHVLIEEKYIPIIKKLSSGAEVSYPEREPLKL, translated from the coding sequence GTGACAGAGTTAAAGAAAATAGACCTCTCGGTGAGGGCCGAAAGGGCCTTTTTGATAGGCGTAGTATCCTCAAGAAGCAGGGGCTGCAACAAAGAATCTTTAGAGGAACTCGCGAGGCTTGCAAAAACTGCCGGGGCCTTTATTGTTGACGGAACGGTCCAGAAGAAAAGCAGGAAAGACCCTACATACTACATCGGTAAAGGCAAGGCGCTCGAACTGGCCTCACTCTGCAGGGACCGGAAAATCGACGTGGTCATATGTGACGACGACCTGGCACCCGCGCAGGTTAAAAACCTGGAAACGACCCTCAACGCCAAGGTCGTGGACAGAAGCGAGCTTATCCTGGACATATTCGCCCACCGCGCCAGAACCAGACAGGCCCAGATGCAGGTAGAACTGGCCCAGCTTGAATATACCCAGCCCAGGCTTAAACGAATGTGGACCCACCTTGACCGGTATGAAGGGGGGATAGGCACGCGGGGTCCCGGCGAAAAGCAGCTTGAAACTGACCGCCGTATCGTTTCCAAGAAAATACACGAACTCAAAAAGAAACTAAAGGAGATAGAAGGTCACAGGCGCCAGGAGGTGGCCTCCAGGAAGGAATGTTTTAAGGTCTCCCTGGTCGGCTACACCAATACCGGCAAGTCTACCTTGATGAACGCCCTGACAGAGGCGGCCGTACCGGTAGAGGACAAGCTGTTCTCTACCCTGGATACAAAGACGCGGCTGCTCCGGCTGGGTCATGGACGAGAGGCCCTGTTAAGCGACACAATCGGGTTTATCAAGAAATTACCGCATCACCTGGTGGCGTCGTTCCACGCCACCCTGGAAGAGGTGAGACAGGCAGACCTCCTGCTCCATGTCGTCGACGTAAGCTCGCCGTCGGTCCTTGAGCAGGTAGCGGCGGCAGACGAAGCACTGAGGGAACTGGAATCAGAGAAAAAGCCTACTATCCTCGTCCTCAACAAGACAGACATCATCTCGGACGACACCATCACCACCCTCTTCAGGGCGAAATACCCACATGCCATTTCCGTATCAGCATTAACGGGATGGGGACTTGACGAGCTGAGGGGAAAGATCGTGGAATTCATCGACGAGAAGTGCGTAGACCTTAAACTCACCTGCGGTACCGCAGACGGAAGGCTCTCGGCCTATCTATACGAGAAGGGCTGCGTCCTCAGCAAGCGGACAGTACACAACAAACTGCACTTCCACGTACTCATCGAAGAAAAATACATCCCAATAATCAAAAAACTCTCCAGCGGCGCGGAGGTATCATACCCTGAACGCGAGCCCCTGAAGCTGTAG
- a CDS encoding YebC/PmpR family DNA-binding transcriptional regulator has translation MSGHSHWATIKRKKGAADAKRGKTFSKLARNITVAAKTGGGDLKLNLRLQYAIEKAKAANMPKDNIERAIKKGAGGSSGEELFECLYEGYGPGGVAVMLEIVTGNKNRTASEIRKIFDMYGGSLGVSGSVSWMFEKRGMVVVNSENVDEDKLMMTALEAGAEDVVRVEHVYQVICAPSDFESIRTTLTEQDIPFESAEISWVPKSLIELDEKAGKKVVKFMDALEDHDDVQDVYANFNLPKELLLEMQEER, from the coding sequence ATGTCCGGACACTCACACTGGGCAACTATAAAAAGAAAGAAAGGCGCTGCGGACGCCAAACGGGGCAAGACGTTCTCCAAGCTCGCAAGAAACATAACGGTCGCGGCGAAAACAGGCGGGGGAGACCTGAAACTCAACCTTAGACTTCAATACGCCATTGAGAAGGCCAAGGCGGCCAATATGCCCAAAGACAACATAGAAAGGGCCATTAAAAAGGGCGCCGGGGGGTCATCCGGTGAAGAACTTTTTGAATGCCTGTACGAGGGTTATGGCCCCGGTGGCGTGGCCGTCATGCTCGAGATTGTTACAGGCAATAAGAACCGTACTGCTTCGGAAATCAGAAAGATATTTGACATGTACGGCGGCAGTCTGGGGGTATCCGGCAGTGTATCCTGGATGTTTGAAAAGAGGGGCATGGTTGTTGTCAACAGCGAGAACGTGGATGAGGACAAACTCATGATGACAGCCCTGGAGGCAGGCGCAGAAGACGTCGTCAGGGTGGAGCATGTATACCAGGTAATATGCGCCCCGTCAGATTTTGAGAGTATAAGAACGACCCTGACCGAACAAGACATCCCTTTTGAGTCGGCAGAAATCAGCTGGGTCCCCAAGAGTCTTATAGAATTAGACGAAAAGGCAGGGAAAAAGGTAGTTAAGTTCATGGACGCCTTAGAGGACCATGACGACGTTCAAGACGTATATGCAAATTTCAACCTCCCCAAAGAGCTGCTCCTGGAGATGCAAGAGGAGCGCTAG
- a CDS encoding tetratricopeptide repeat protein, whose translation MIRALTLLLLVLCGCTAREQLKEGKPVVSKPAEKKEVSLSAMANFCAGYYAMAGQEWKLAAEFYERALEGNPKSQRILRYLIACYVQLNEEDKALSYMATLSDINREDFTIHYTLANIHESEGRIDEAITEYERAARSNIKQIDMPLLVNTLYHLAHLYFANNEPAKAVTCLKDIIKLAPPIDLSSFYAEMGMAYIESEEYDKAREALETSKKLNPDLPQTRLYLAIAYDETGQLDTAIVEANNFLQAFPNAWLAHAFLSGLYAKAEDTEQSDLHRKKAIALLQVRVAQGTSNIREDITLARLLVAENEKNAALRVVELAANKSKTDKESTEVHFFLANLYYEANRPEQVERELREVLSIDPNSHEASNFLGYFYAERGEDLDEALGLIESALETEPENGAYLDSLGWVYYKQATESDNDERMDLAMEKLMEAVKASPDPEIYKHIGIIYYGLGRWEMARKQWETALEEFQDYEDDPNMTWIKKQLERLDALQPPESELYQEQTITQ comes from the coding sequence ATGATTAGGGCACTTACCCTCTTATTACTTGTTCTTTGCGGGTGTACAGCCCGGGAGCAACTCAAGGAAGGCAAGCCGGTAGTCTCAAAACCTGCCGAGAAGAAGGAGGTCTCGCTATCCGCCATGGCCAACTTCTGTGCAGGTTACTACGCCATGGCCGGGCAGGAGTGGAAACTGGCTGCAGAATTCTACGAAAGAGCCCTTGAGGGCAACCCAAAGTCACAAAGAATTCTCAGATACCTTATCGCCTGTTATGTGCAGTTGAACGAAGAAGACAAGGCGTTATCGTACATGGCGACACTCTCAGATATAAACAGAGAAGATTTCACCATTCACTATACCCTTGCCAACATCCATGAGAGCGAAGGCAGAATAGACGAGGCCATTACTGAATATGAACGTGCCGCCAGGAGTAACATAAAGCAGATAGACATGCCTTTGTTAGTCAACACCCTTTATCACCTGGCACATCTCTACTTCGCTAACAACGAGCCCGCCAAGGCCGTCACGTGTCTAAAAGACATTATAAAACTGGCCCCGCCCATCGATCTCAGCAGTTTTTACGCCGAGATGGGCATGGCATATATTGAATCTGAAGAATACGACAAGGCCAGAGAGGCGCTGGAGACATCAAAGAAACTAAACCCGGATTTACCGCAAACAAGGTTGTATCTGGCGATTGCGTATGATGAAACGGGGCAACTGGACACCGCCATCGTCGAAGCCAATAACTTCTTGCAGGCATTCCCCAACGCATGGCTTGCCCACGCCTTCCTGTCGGGGTTATACGCAAAGGCCGAGGACACTGAACAGTCAGACCTCCACCGTAAAAAGGCAATCGCGTTACTCCAGGTGCGGGTTGCTCAAGGTACCAGCAACATAAGAGAAGACATAACCCTGGCCAGACTGCTTGTCGCCGAAAACGAGAAAAACGCCGCTTTGAGGGTTGTCGAATTGGCGGCCAACAAGTCAAAGACCGATAAGGAATCTACTGAAGTACACTTCTTTCTCGCCAACCTGTACTACGAGGCCAACCGCCCGGAACAGGTTGAAAGAGAACTCAGAGAGGTGTTAAGTATAGATCCCAATTCCCACGAGGCCAGCAACTTTCTCGGTTACTTCTACGCGGAAAGAGGTGAAGACCTGGACGAAGCCCTGGGGCTTATAGAGAGCGCCCTTGAGACAGAACCTGAAAACGGCGCATACCTGGACAGTCTGGGATGGGTGTACTACAAACAGGCCACCGAGTCAGACAATGATGAGAGAATGGACCTTGCCATGGAAAAACTTATGGAAGCGGTAAAGGCGTCTCCGGACCCTGAGATATATAAACACATAGGAATAATATACTATGGCCTGGGCCGCTGGGAAATGGCTCGGAAGCAATGGGAAACCGCCCTCGAAGAGTTTCAAGACTACGAGGATGACCCGAACATGACATGGATAAAGAAGCAATTAGAAAGGCTTGATGCCTTACAACCACCTGAAAGCGAACTTTACCAGGAACAAACGATAACTCAATAA
- the hisG gene encoding ATP phosphoribosyltransferase, whose translation MPKLILGIPKGSLQQSTCEMMARAGFIVRTSSRSYYPAINDDELQGRLVRPQDMSRYVEKGVIDAGLTGADWVAENDSNVTVVTNLVYAKQQLTKVRWVVAVPEDSAIQTPNDLKGKRIATELVNVTNKYLKERGISAEVEFSHGATEAKAPYLVDAIVELTETGSSLRANKLRIVDTVIESATQFIINNDSWKDPWKREKAENLAMLFSGAITARQKVGLKMNVPSDCLEAVLKKLPAMRNPTVSNLAEGSGYAVETITDEIVARSIIPELKRAGAEGIIEYPLNKVIP comes from the coding sequence ATGCCTAAACTTATTCTAGGAATACCCAAAGGAAGTTTACAGCAGTCCACCTGCGAAATGATGGCGCGGGCCGGGTTCATAGTACGGACGAGCAGCAGGTCCTATTATCCCGCCATAAACGATGACGAGCTTCAGGGCAGGCTTGTCCGCCCCCAGGACATGTCTCGATACGTCGAAAAGGGTGTCATCGACGCAGGGCTGACCGGTGCCGACTGGGTCGCAGAAAACGACTCGAACGTGACGGTCGTAACAAACCTCGTCTATGCCAAACAACAGCTTACCAAGGTACGCTGGGTAGTCGCCGTGCCGGAAGACTCAGCCATTCAAACCCCAAACGACCTCAAAGGAAAACGGATTGCCACGGAGCTGGTCAACGTTACCAATAAATACCTGAAAGAGAGAGGAATAAGCGCGGAGGTGGAATTCTCTCACGGCGCTACCGAGGCAAAGGCCCCCTATCTTGTAGACGCCATCGTGGAGCTTACGGAGACGGGCTCCAGCTTAAGGGCAAATAAGCTGCGTATCGTCGATACCGTCATAGAATCTGCCACACAATTCATTATTAACAACGACTCATGGAAGGACCCCTGGAAGAGAGAAAAGGCAGAAAACCTCGCCATGCTCTTTTCCGGAGCCATTACAGCCCGGCAGAAGGTCGGACTGAAAATGAACGTCCCCAGTGACTGTCTGGAGGCGGTCCTTAAGAAGCTCCCGGCGATGAGAAACCCGACGGTCTCCAACCTTGCCGAGGGCTCGGGATACGCCGTAGAAACGATAACGGATGAAATCGTGGCACGAAGTATTATCCCTGAACTTAAAAGGGCCGGCGCAGAGGGAATAATAGAGTACCCCCTTAACAAGGTAATTCCATAA
- the rbfA gene encoding 30S ribosome-binding factor RbfA encodes MRTRRLEKIAEALKREISKVIFYELKDPRINLVTVTKTEPSDDLRMAKVYVSVIGDETKKRTTLNALKHARGYIQSIIGKQLELRYTPVLRFLLDDSAGKSVHLSKLIDDTLRGDNTV; translated from the coding sequence GTGCGTACAAGAAGGCTTGAAAAAATAGCTGAGGCATTAAAGCGTGAGATAAGCAAGGTTATCTTCTACGAGCTTAAGGACCCCAGGATAAATCTTGTTACCGTAACAAAGACGGAACCCTCGGACGACCTGCGCATGGCAAAGGTCTACGTATCCGTTATCGGCGATGAGACAAAAAAAAGGACTACCCTTAACGCCCTTAAGCACGCGCGAGGATACATCCAGTCCATTATAGGTAAACAACTCGAACTCCGGTACACACCGGTCCTTAGATTTCTCCTGGACGACTCGGCCGGAAAGAGCGTACACCTGTCCAAACTTATAGACGACACACTGCGCGGAGATAATACAGTATAA
- a CDS encoding DUF503 domain-containing protein has translation MVVGILNIKLMIRDSHSLKDKRRVIKSLKDRIRQKYNVSLSEIGAQNNHKQCVLAVAMVGNERQYVNSVLSSLVNSFRQFPRVELIDYSLELI, from the coding sequence ATGGTCGTTGGAATATTAAATATTAAGCTGATGATAAGGGATTCTCATTCACTTAAGGATAAGCGCCGCGTCATCAAGAGTCTGAAGGACAGGATACGGCAGAAATACAACGTCTCCCTGTCAGAGATTGGGGCCCAGAACAACCACAAACAATGTGTCCTGGCAGTAGCAATGGTTGGTAACGAGAGGCAATACGTTAACAGTGTGCTCTCAAGCCTGGTGAACTCCTTCAGGCAATTCCCCAGGGTGGAACTCATAGATTACAGCCTCGAATTAATATAG
- the infB gene encoding translation initiation factor IF-2: MVKKIRISTLAKEMGVKSGPIIEKCKEHGLKHITHHANAINDKEAALIRSFFKPSAIPAERKGAKETTTQKVAKPREVSRPVKQKISPGKTAIPKKVEAKTATIKAVTPAARDKTGTGESKTAAAGIMKKLIRPPKYIEVRRRPPFRRHGRPGFRGRQGPPRRGRGPSRDVVSAPRVMAQGLKATLEPPVTVKELSATLGIKASSIITKLLMEHNVRATMNQTLDDDVVMILGMEYGADIELKKPPGAEQAIEKEFERMLGSPEDMIPRPPIVTFMGHVDHGKTSLLDAIRKANVAGAEAGGITQHIGAYRVDTNGRSVIFLDTPGHEAFTAMRARGSQTTDVTVLVVAADDGVMPQTQEAINHALAANVPIVVAINKIDKPDANPMMVKQQLSKLDLSPEEWGGKTQFVETSATSNKGLDELLEKLLLEADILELKANPKNPASGVVLEAQVHEGRGVVAKVIVQDGTLHLGDVMLCGHAYGRVRAMYDDKGTAIEHAGPSQPVSVSDLSVVPDVGAKFYAIDDIQKARQVAIKRQENLREAGLQAREHVTLENLYSNIERGKTKELKLILKADVMGSVEVLKNMLAELSTEEIKIRMLHSGVGSITESDVILADASDAIIIGFHTTPEEGAANLAEADGVEIRLYQVIYDVAKDVKSAMEGLLEPEQREVVLGNAEIQQIFKVSKLGNIAGCIVRNGKITRNSLIRVQRDGNVIHEGKLSSLKIVKDDVKEVRLGLECGMKVAGFDDLKVGDTIEAYEIQQIARTLS, encoded by the coding sequence TTGGTTAAAAAAATCAGGATAAGTACACTGGCAAAAGAGATGGGTGTAAAAAGCGGCCCCATCATTGAAAAGTGCAAGGAACACGGGCTCAAGCATATTACACACCATGCCAACGCCATCAATGATAAAGAGGCCGCTCTTATACGCAGCTTTTTTAAACCTTCCGCCATTCCCGCTGAAAGGAAGGGAGCCAAAGAAACAACGACCCAAAAGGTGGCCAAGCCCAGGGAAGTCTCCCGGCCGGTAAAACAGAAGATTTCGCCAGGGAAAACCGCAATACCTAAGAAGGTGGAGGCAAAGACAGCCACGATAAAAGCCGTCACCCCTGCGGCCAGGGATAAAACCGGCACAGGTGAGAGCAAAACCGCCGCAGCCGGCATTATGAAGAAACTCATCCGCCCGCCTAAATATATCGAGGTGCGCAGGCGCCCTCCATTTAGGAGACACGGAAGGCCAGGATTTCGGGGCAGGCAAGGCCCGCCCAGGAGGGGGAGAGGGCCTTCCAGAGACGTCGTAAGTGCACCCAGAGTGATGGCTCAAGGACTCAAGGCCACTCTGGAACCGCCGGTCACGGTTAAAGAACTCTCTGCCACATTAGGTATAAAAGCAAGCAGCATCATCACAAAACTCCTGATGGAACACAACGTCCGTGCGACCATGAACCAAACACTGGATGACGACGTGGTCATGATACTGGGTATGGAGTACGGCGCTGATATAGAGCTGAAGAAACCGCCGGGGGCAGAACAAGCGATAGAAAAAGAGTTTGAAAGAATGCTCGGCAGCCCCGAGGACATGATACCCAGACCACCCATAGTTACCTTCATGGGACACGTTGACCACGGCAAGACCTCACTGCTCGACGCCATAAGAAAGGCCAACGTAGCAGGGGCAGAGGCAGGTGGCATCACTCAACACATAGGCGCCTACCGTGTGGATACCAACGGCCGGTCGGTGATATTTCTTGACACGCCGGGCCATGAGGCATTTACCGCGATGCGTGCCAGGGGTTCTCAAACCACCGATGTTACCGTGTTGGTAGTAGCCGCCGACGATGGTGTCATGCCGCAGACACAAGAGGCCATAAACCACGCGCTGGCGGCTAACGTACCCATCGTAGTAGCCATTAACAAGATAGACAAACCAGACGCCAACCCTATGATGGTGAAACAACAGCTGTCAAAACTCGACCTCTCACCGGAGGAATGGGGCGGAAAGACACAATTCGTAGAGACTTCCGCCACCAGCAACAAGGGGTTAGATGAACTACTTGAAAAGCTCCTGCTCGAGGCGGATATCCTCGAGCTTAAGGCGAACCCCAAGAACCCTGCCAGCGGCGTAGTCCTGGAAGCACAAGTGCATGAAGGCAGGGGCGTAGTGGCGAAAGTAATCGTCCAGGACGGCACCCTGCACCTGGGAGACGTAATGCTGTGCGGTCACGCATATGGAAGGGTCCGTGCCATGTACGATGACAAAGGAACTGCCATTGAACATGCGGGTCCCTCCCAACCGGTCTCCGTATCAGACCTCTCCGTAGTGCCGGATGTGGGAGCAAAGTTTTACGCCATTGACGACATTCAGAAGGCCAGGCAGGTAGCGATAAAAAGACAAGAAAACCTGCGTGAGGCAGGACTCCAGGCGCGTGAACACGTAACCCTGGAGAACCTCTATTCAAATATAGAACGCGGAAAGACTAAAGAACTCAAATTGATCCTCAAGGCAGACGTAATGGGTTCTGTAGAGGTCCTGAAAAATATGTTAGCAGAGCTTTCTACCGAGGAAATCAAGATTAGGATGCTCCACAGTGGCGTGGGAAGCATAACCGAGTCTGACGTCATCCTGGCGGATGCCTCTGACGCAATCATTATCGGGTTCCACACCACGCCCGAAGAGGGCGCCGCCAACCTTGCTGAAGCAGACGGTGTGGAGATCAGACTTTACCAGGTCATTTACGACGTTGCCAAAGACGTTAAATCTGCTATGGAAGGGCTCTTGGAGCCCGAGCAACGGGAAGTCGTATTGGGTAACGCTGAGATACAACAGATATTCAAGGTCTCTAAACTGGGTAACATTGCGGGCTGCATCGTCCGGAACGGCAAGATTACCAGGAACTCACTCATAAGGGTACAGAGAGACGGGAACGTGATCCACGAGGGTAAGCTCTCCTCCCTTAAGATTGTAAAGGATGACGTGAAAGAAGTGCGCCTGGGGCTGGAGTGTGGTATGAAGGTTGCTGGCTTTGATGACCTCAAGGTAGGTGACACCATAGAGGCATATGAAATCCAACAAATTGCCCGCACCCTTAGCTAG